The Streptomyces kanamyceticus genome window below encodes:
- a CDS encoding prephenate dehydrogenase, producing MRTALVIGTGLIGTSAALALASRGVTVHLADHDQSQARTAAALGAGTDEAPAGPVDLCVVAVPPAHVAATLADVMRRGAARAYLDVASVKGGPRRDLEALGLDLTPYIGTHPMSGRERSGPLAATADLFEGRPWVLTPTRDTDTEVLNLALELVALCRAVPVVMDADAHDRAVALVSHMPHLVSSMVAARLEHADESAVRLCGQGIRDVTRIAASDPRMWIDILSANPGPVADLLAALATDLDETVAALRALQSADAAKRTEGVTGVENVLRRGNAGQTRVPGKHGAAPAAYEVVAVLIDDKAGQLARIFADADRAGVNIEDVRIEHATGQQAGLIQLMVEPKAAPVLSAALRERGWSIRQ from the coding sequence GTGAGAACCGCCCTCGTCATCGGCACCGGTCTGATCGGCACCTCCGCCGCCCTCGCCCTCGCGTCCCGCGGCGTCACCGTCCACCTCGCCGACCACGACCAGTCGCAGGCCCGCACCGCGGCCGCGCTCGGCGCGGGCACCGACGAGGCGCCCGCGGGCCCCGTCGACCTGTGCGTCGTCGCCGTGCCGCCCGCGCACGTCGCCGCCACCCTGGCCGACGTCATGCGGCGCGGCGCCGCGCGCGCCTACCTCGACGTGGCCAGCGTCAAGGGCGGCCCGCGCCGCGACCTGGAGGCCCTCGGCCTCGACCTCACCCCCTACATCGGCACGCACCCCATGTCGGGGCGTGAGCGCAGCGGCCCGCTCGCCGCCACCGCCGACCTCTTCGAGGGGCGGCCCTGGGTGCTCACGCCGACCCGGGACACCGACACCGAGGTCCTCAACCTCGCCCTGGAGCTCGTCGCGCTCTGCCGCGCCGTCCCCGTCGTGATGGACGCCGACGCCCACGACCGCGCCGTCGCCCTCGTCTCGCACATGCCGCACCTGGTCTCCAGCATGGTCGCGGCCCGCCTGGAGCACGCCGACGAGTCCGCGGTGCGGCTCTGCGGCCAGGGCATCAGGGACGTGACGCGGATCGCCGCGTCGGACCCGCGCATGTGGATCGACATCCTCTCCGCCAACCCGGGCCCGGTCGCCGACCTGCTCGCCGCCCTCGCCACCGACCTGGACGAGACGGTGGCGGCGCTGCGGGCGCTGCAGTCCGCCGACGCGGCGAAGCGGACCGAGGGCGTGACGGGCGTCGAGAACGTGCTGCGGCGCGGCAACGCGGGCCAGACCCGGGTGCCGGGCAAGCACGGCGCGGCGCCGGCCGCGTACGAGGTCGTCGCGGTGCTCATCGACGACAAGGCGGGCCAGCTGGCCCGGATCTTCGCCGACGCGGACCGGGCGGGCGTCAACATCGAGGACGTGCGCATCGAGCACGCCACCGGGCAGCAGGCGGGCCTGATCCAGCTGATGGTCGAGCCGAAGGCGGCGCCCGTGCTGAGCGCGGCGCTGCGCGAGCGGGGCTGGTCGATCCGGCAGTAG
- the der gene encoding ribosome biogenesis GTPase Der: MNDQTQPEGDGFAEHDHGALGDAEYAQFMELAAEEGFDVEDVEGAIEEAGHGPLPVLAVIGRPNVGKSTLVNRIIGRREAVVEDRPGVTRDRVTYEAEWSGRRFKLVDTGGWEQDVLGIDASVAAQAEYAIEAADAVVFVVDATVGATDTDTAVVRLLRKAGKPVVLCANKVDGPSGEADATALWALGLGEPHPVSALHGRGTGDMLDAVLDALPEAPAQTFGTAIGGPRRIALIGRPNVGKSSLLNKVANEDRVVVNELAGTTRDPVDELIELGGITWKFVDTAGIRKRVHLQQGADYYASLRTAAAVEKAEVAVILIDSSESISVQDQRIVTMAVEAGRAIVVAYNKWDTLDEERRYYLEREIETELAQVAWAPRVNVSATTGRHMEKLVPAIETALAGWETRVPTGRLNAFLGEIVASHPHPVRGGKQPRILFGTQAGTKPPRFVFFASGFIEAGYRRFLERRLREEFGFEGTPIHVSVRVREKRGRKK, translated from the coding sequence ATGAACGACCAGACACAGCCCGAGGGCGACGGCTTCGCCGAGCACGACCACGGGGCGCTCGGCGACGCCGAGTACGCACAGTTCATGGAGCTCGCCGCCGAAGAGGGCTTCGACGTCGAGGACGTCGAGGGCGCCATCGAGGAGGCGGGCCACGGCCCGCTGCCCGTCCTCGCCGTCATCGGCCGCCCCAATGTCGGCAAGTCGACCCTGGTGAACCGCATCATCGGCCGCCGCGAGGCCGTCGTGGAGGACCGTCCCGGCGTCACCCGCGACCGTGTCACCTACGAGGCCGAGTGGTCGGGCCGCCGCTTCAAGCTCGTCGACACCGGCGGCTGGGAGCAGGACGTGCTCGGCATCGACGCGTCCGTCGCCGCCCAGGCGGAGTACGCCATCGAGGCCGCGGACGCCGTGGTCTTCGTGGTGGACGCCACGGTCGGCGCCACCGACACCGACACGGCCGTCGTGCGCCTGCTCCGCAAGGCGGGCAAGCCCGTCGTGCTCTGCGCCAACAAGGTCGACGGCCCCTCCGGCGAGGCCGACGCCACCGCCCTGTGGGCCCTCGGCCTCGGCGAGCCGCACCCCGTCTCCGCGCTGCACGGCCGCGGCACCGGCGACATGCTCGACGCCGTCCTGGACGCGCTGCCCGAGGCGCCCGCGCAGACCTTCGGCACGGCCATCGGCGGACCGCGCCGCATCGCGCTCATCGGCCGTCCGAACGTCGGCAAGTCCTCGCTCCTGAACAAGGTGGCCAACGAGGACCGCGTGGTCGTCAACGAACTGGCGGGCACCACCCGCGACCCGGTCGACGAGCTCATCGAACTGGGCGGCATCACCTGGAAGTTCGTCGACACGGCGGGCATCCGCAAGCGCGTCCACCTCCAGCAGGGCGCCGACTACTACGCCTCGCTGCGCACCGCCGCCGCCGTCGAGAAGGCGGAGGTCGCGGTGATCCTCATCGACTCCTCCGAGAGCATCTCGGTCCAGGACCAGCGCATCGTGACGATGGCGGTCGAGGCGGGCCGCGCGATCGTCGTGGCGTACAACAAGTGGGACACCCTCGACGAGGAGCGCCGCTATTACCTGGAGCGGGAGATCGAGACCGAGCTCGCCCAGGTCGCCTGGGCGCCGCGGGTCAACGTCTCCGCGACCACCGGGCGCCACATGGAGAAGCTCGTCCCGGCGATCGAGACGGCCCTCGCGGGCTGGGAGACGCGCGTGCCGACCGGCCGTCTGAACGCCTTCCTCGGCGAGATCGTCGCCTCCCACCCGCACCCGGTGCGCGGTGGCAAGCAGCCCCGCATCCTCTTCGGCACCCAGGCGGGCACGAAGCCGCCGCGGTTCGTCTTCTTCGCCTCCGGCTTCATCGAGGCGGGCTACCGCCGCTTCCTGGAGCGCCGTCTGCGCGAGGAGTTCGGCTTCGAGGGCACGCCGATCCACGTCTCGGTGCGGGTCCGCGAGAAGCGCGGCCGCAAGAAGTAG
- the cmk gene encoding (d)CMP kinase: METAATAAPAAVIVAIDGPSGTGKSSTSKAVAAQLGLSYLDTGAQYRAITWWMVHNGIDLTDPSAIAAVAGKPEIVSGTDPAAPTITVDGTDVAGPIRTTEVTSKVSAVSAVPEVRTRITELQRSIAGSAELGIVVEGRDIGTTVLPDADLKIFLTASPEARAARRSGELKGADVKATQEALIKRDAADSTRKTSPLAKAGDAVEVDTTELTLQQVIECVVTLVGEKRAAK, from the coding sequence GTGGAAACCGCAGCAACCGCCGCCCCGGCCGCCGTGATCGTCGCCATCGACGGGCCCTCCGGCACGGGCAAGTCGAGCACCTCGAAGGCCGTCGCCGCCCAGCTCGGCCTCAGCTACCTGGACACCGGCGCCCAGTACCGGGCGATCACCTGGTGGATGGTGCACAACGGCATCGACCTCACCGACCCGAGCGCGATCGCGGCCGTCGCGGGCAAGCCCGAGATCGTCTCCGGCACCGACCCGGCCGCCCCGACCATCACGGTCGACGGCACGGACGTCGCGGGCCCGATCCGCACCACGGAGGTCACCTCCAAGGTCAGCGCGGTCAGCGCCGTCCCCGAGGTGCGCACCCGCATCACCGAGCTGCAGCGTTCCATCGCCGGATCGGCCGAGCTCGGCATCGTCGTCGAGGGCCGGGACATCGGCACGACCGTGCTGCCCGACGCCGACCTGAAGATCTTCCTGACCGCGTCGCCCGAGGCGCGCGCCGCCCGCCGCTCCGGCGAGCTCAAGGGCGCCGACGTCAAGGCGACCCAGGAAGCCCTGATCAAGCGGGACGCAGCCGACTCCACCCGCAAGACGTCCCCGCTGGCCAAGGCCGGCGACGCCGTCGAGGTCGACACCACCGAGCTCACGCTCCAGCAGGTCATCGAGTGCGTCGTCACCCTCGTCGGGGAGAAGCGGGCGGCGAAGTGA
- a CDS encoding YidB family protein → MAGNDLGSLLGGLLGGGQQGGQQGGSSGGGGGNILGALLGALMSKGGGAGGSNPLSGLLEGLTKAGLADQAQSWVGNGENKEVSGAQVREALPDDTLRQVAEEAGVSPEQAANDIAQVLPQAVDKLTPEGQVPSGSLEDLIKQQQL, encoded by the coding sequence ATGGCGGGTAACGATCTCGGCAGCCTTCTCGGCGGTCTCCTCGGCGGCGGCCAGCAGGGCGGTCAGCAGGGTGGCTCGTCCGGCGGCGGTGGCGGGAACATCCTCGGCGCGCTGCTCGGCGCCCTGATGAGCAAGGGCGGCGGCGCGGGCGGGAGCAACCCGCTGTCCGGCCTGCTCGAAGGGCTGACCAAGGCCGGACTCGCCGACCAGGCCCAGTCCTGGGTCGGCAACGGCGAGAACAAGGAGGTCTCCGGCGCCCAGGTGCGGGAGGCGCTGCCCGACGACACCCTCCGCCAAGTCGCCGAGGAGGCCGGAGTCTCCCCTGAGCAGGCCGCGAACGACATCGCTCAGGTGCTGCCGCAGGCCGTCGACAAGCTGACGCCCGAGGGCCAGGTGCCCTCCGGATCGCTCGAGGACCTGATCAAGCAGCAGCAGCTCTGA
- a CDS encoding DUF6529 family protein has protein sequence MSVDPTAPTQGGFPVPPGAGEHRRPGAARYLVPALFAAAVAVGLGAYGKIHDPEGTAFNLAGFSSTSAVKSWLATTAFAFALVQVVSALMLYGKVPGPSWSAALHRWSGRIAFLVAVPVAVHCLYALGYQTYSTRVLWHSLLGCFFFGAFSAKMLLLRSERLPGWLLPLVAGVVFVTLTVIWLTSALWFFRTVGVTT, from the coding sequence ATGAGCGTCGACCCCACCGCCCCCACCCAGGGCGGCTTCCCCGTGCCCCCGGGCGCGGGCGAGCACCGCAGGCCGGGCGCCGCCCGCTATCTGGTGCCCGCGCTGTTCGCCGCGGCCGTCGCGGTGGGCCTCGGGGCGTACGGCAAGATCCACGATCCGGAGGGCACCGCCTTCAACCTCGCGGGCTTCAGCAGCACGAGCGCCGTCAAGTCCTGGCTGGCCACGACGGCGTTCGCCTTCGCGCTCGTGCAGGTCGTCTCGGCCCTGATGCTGTACGGGAAGGTCCCGGGACCCTCCTGGTCGGCGGCCCTGCACCGCTGGTCGGGCCGGATCGCGTTCCTGGTCGCCGTCCCCGTGGCGGTGCACTGCCTCTACGCGCTCGGCTACCAGACGTACTCGACCCGCGTGCTGTGGCACTCGCTGCTCGGCTGCTTCTTCTTCGGCGCGTTCAGCGCCAAGATGCTGCTGCTCCGCTCGGAGCGGCTGCCCGGCTGGCTGCTGCCCCTGGTCGCGGGCGTGGTCTTCGTGACGCTCACGGTGATCTGGCTGACGTCGGCGCTCTGGTTCTTCCGTACGGTCGGGGTGACGACGTGA
- the aroH gene encoding chorismate mutase, translating into MAVRAVRGAVQLERDEAGHMGERVSALLTAVLERNGLTQEDLISIWFTATPDLHCDFPAAAARGLGIVDVPLICAQELDIAGAMPRVVRVLAHIDTDRPRSEVAHVYLGAAAALRKDIAQ; encoded by the coding sequence GTGGCGGTACGAGCGGTCCGGGGCGCCGTCCAACTGGAGCGGGACGAGGCCGGGCACATGGGCGAGCGGGTCAGCGCGCTGCTCACCGCCGTCCTCGAGCGGAACGGGCTGACCCAGGAAGACCTGATCAGCATCTGGTTCACGGCCACGCCCGATCTGCACTGCGACTTCCCCGCGGCCGCCGCGCGCGGCCTCGGCATCGTCGACGTACCGCTGATCTGCGCCCAGGAGCTGGACATAGCGGGGGCCATGCCGCGCGTGGTCCGCGTCCTCGCGCACATCGACACCGACCGGCCGCGCTCCGAGGTCGCGCACGTCTACCTCGGCGCCGCCGCCGCACTCCGCAAGGACATCGCCCAGTGA
- a CDS encoding lysophospholipid acyltransferase family protein: MRRHPRRGEAGGEVSEAPADRGASERGAEVGRRIGVGLMYGLWKPRVLGAWKVPATGPVILAVNHSHNVDGPMVMGVAPRPTHFLIKKEAFIGPLGSFLHGIGQVEVDRSVADRTAITRALRVLTDGGVLGIFPEGTRGEGDFASLRAGLAYFAVRGGAPIVPVAVLGSTERRGRLIKQLPPLRSRVDVVFGDPFEAGDGSGRRTRKALDEATVRIQERLTCHLENARRLTGR; encoded by the coding sequence GTGCGTCGTCACCCTCGTCGGGGAGAAGCGGGCGGCGAAGTGAGCGAGGCTCCCGCCGACCGGGGCGCTTCCGAGCGCGGTGCGGAGGTCGGCCGCCGGATCGGCGTCGGCCTGATGTACGGGCTGTGGAAGCCGCGGGTGCTCGGCGCCTGGAAGGTACCGGCCACCGGCCCGGTGATCCTGGCCGTGAACCACTCGCACAACGTCGACGGACCGATGGTCATGGGCGTCGCGCCCCGGCCGACGCACTTCCTGATCAAGAAGGAAGCGTTCATCGGTCCGCTCGGTTCCTTCCTGCACGGGATCGGCCAGGTCGAGGTGGACCGGTCGGTCGCCGACCGCACCGCCATCACCAGGGCGCTTCGCGTCCTGACCGACGGCGGCGTCCTCGGGATCTTCCCCGAGGGCACCAGGGGCGAGGGAGACTTCGCCTCGCTGCGCGCGGGCCTCGCGTACTTCGCGGTGCGCGGCGGAGCGCCGATCGTGCCGGTCGCCGTCCTCGGCAGTACGGAGCGGCGCGGACGGCTGATAAAGCAGCTGCCGCCGCTGCGCAGCCGGGTCGACGTCGTCTTCGGAGACCCCTTCGAAGCGGGCGACGGCAGCGGACGGCGTACGCGCAAGGCGCTCGACGAGGCGACCGTGCGCATCCAGGAGCGGCTCACCTGCCACCTGGAAAACGCCAGGCGCCTGACCGGGCGCTGA
- a CDS encoding Rieske (2Fe-2S) protein, producing the protein MSGAGRASRRAVIAAGAGALAAGCTKYGDEGSQPEPSDTATPPPSSSAPGSAKTSGSSAPASESPKPPAGPELAKTSDIPVGGGKVFKDKKVVVTQPESGDFKAFSAVCTHQGCTVSEVAGGTINCPCHGSKYRVADASVAGGPAPRPLPPQKITVTGNSITLG; encoded by the coding sequence GTGAGCGGCGCGGGGCGGGCGTCGCGGCGGGCGGTCATCGCGGCGGGCGCGGGGGCGCTGGCGGCGGGCTGCACGAAGTACGGCGACGAGGGGTCACAACCGGAGCCCTCGGACACCGCGACCCCGCCCCCGTCCTCGTCCGCACCCGGCTCCGCCAAGACCTCCGGATCCTCCGCGCCCGCCTCCGAGAGTCCGAAGCCGCCCGCGGGCCCCGAGCTGGCCAAGACCTCCGACATCCCGGTCGGCGGCGGCAAGGTCTTCAAGGACAAGAAGGTCGTCGTGACCCAGCCCGAGAGCGGCGACTTCAAGGCCTTCTCCGCGGTCTGCACCCACCAGGGCTGCACGGTCTCGGAGGTGGCGGGCGGCACGATCAACTGCCCCTGCCACGGCAGCAAGTACCGGGTGGCCGACGCCTCCGTCGCGGGCGGCCCCGCGCCGCGCCCACTGCCCCCGCAGAAGATCACGGTCACCGGAAACTCGATCACGCTCGGCTGA
- a CDS encoding nucleotidyltransferase domain-containing protein, whose protein sequence is MRPPDPHDLVRDHTIYSCVMGSRAFGLATDGSDTDRRGVFLAPTPLFWRFDKPPTHVDGPAAEQFGWELERFCELALRANPNVLECLHSPLVEHLTDTGRELLDLRDAFLSRQAHDTFARYALGQRKKLDADVRVHGVPRWKHAMHLLRLLMSCRDLLRTGELTIDVGEQREPLLAVKRGEVSWPEVESWMNRLAAEADAAAPHSPLPAGPDRERIEDFLFRTRQASALKS, encoded by the coding sequence ATGCGCCCTCCGGACCCTCACGACCTGGTACGCGACCACACGATCTACTCCTGCGTGATGGGCTCGCGCGCCTTCGGCCTGGCCACGGACGGCAGCGACACCGACCGCAGGGGCGTCTTCCTCGCCCCCACACCGCTCTTCTGGCGCTTCGACAAGCCGCCGACGCATGTGGACGGGCCCGCGGCCGAACAGTTCGGCTGGGAGCTGGAGCGCTTCTGCGAACTCGCCCTGCGCGCGAACCCGAACGTCCTGGAGTGCCTGCACTCCCCGCTGGTGGAGCACCTCACGGACACCGGCCGCGAACTGCTCGACCTGCGCGACGCCTTCCTCTCCCGCCAGGCCCACGACACCTTCGCCAGGTACGCCCTTGGCCAGCGCAAAAAACTCGACGCCGACGTCCGCGTCCACGGCGTCCCGCGCTGGAAGCACGCCATGCACCTGCTCCGCCTGCTGATGTCCTGCCGCGACCTGCTGCGCACCGGCGAGCTGACGATCGACGTCGGCGAGCAGCGCGAGCCGCTGCTCGCGGTCAAGCGCGGCGAGGTCTCCTGGCCGGAGGTCGAGTCGTGGATGAACCGTCTCGCGGCAGAGGCGGACGCGGCGGCTCCGCACAGCCCGCTCCCGGCTGGACCCGACCGGGAGCGGATCGAGGACTTCCTCTTCCGTACGCGGCAGGCGTCAGCCCTGAAGTCCTGA
- a CDS encoding ADP-ribosylglycohydrolase family protein: MKRAATGSLLGLALGDALGYPTEFDDVPSILAKCGPWREMELPKRALITDDTQMTLALARGLRTAMDRGLLGPKRFERPLREEFVDWYQSPENNRAPGNTCLQACYLLMGGKPWEQASQVHSKGCGANMRVAPIGLVPGLSDEQRAGVAQLQSALTHGHPTALAASDLTAHAVRLLAEGVEPTGLVGLLRSYAYENRETYHERWLGELWKRGGAATPGAFIAQGWDECLDVLERLKDALRSPSPETDPCLATGAGWIAEEALATGLLCFLMFVDEPVTALRRAACTSGDSDSIACLAGAFAGAHLGAAAWPAEWTARIEHGDELRAFGTLWDS, translated from the coding sequence ATGAAGCGCGCCGCCACCGGATCCCTGCTCGGGCTCGCCCTCGGGGACGCGCTCGGCTACCCGACCGAGTTCGACGACGTACCGTCGATCCTCGCCAAGTGCGGGCCCTGGCGGGAGATGGAGCTGCCGAAGCGGGCGCTCATCACGGACGACACCCAGATGACGCTCGCGCTGGCCCGCGGCCTGCGTACCGCCATGGACCGTGGGCTGCTCGGGCCCAAGCGTTTTGAGCGGCCGCTGCGCGAGGAGTTCGTGGACTGGTACCAGTCTCCGGAGAACAACCGCGCGCCCGGCAACACCTGCCTACAGGCGTGCTACCTCCTCATGGGCGGCAAGCCGTGGGAGCAGGCGAGCCAGGTGCACTCCAAGGGCTGCGGCGCCAACATGCGCGTCGCGCCCATCGGCCTCGTGCCGGGCCTGAGCGACGAACAGCGGGCGGGCGTCGCCCAGTTGCAGTCCGCGCTCACCCACGGCCACCCCACCGCGCTCGCCGCCTCCGACCTCACCGCGCACGCCGTCCGGCTGCTCGCCGAGGGCGTCGAGCCGACCGGGCTCGTCGGACTGCTGCGCTCGTACGCGTACGAGAACCGCGAGACGTACCACGAGCGCTGGCTCGGCGAGCTGTGGAAGCGGGGCGGGGCCGCGACGCCGGGGGCGTTCATCGCGCAGGGCTGGGACGAGTGCCTCGATGTCCTGGAGAGGCTCAAGGACGCGCTGCGCTCACCCTCGCCGGAGACCGATCCTTGCCTGGCCACCGGCGCGGGCTGGATCGCCGAGGAGGCGCTCGCCACCGGCCTGCTGTGCTTCCTGATGTTCGTCGACGAGCCGGTCACGGCGCTGCGCAGAGCCGCCTGCACGTCGGGGGACTCGGACTCGATCGCCTGCCTGGCCGGGGCCTTCGCGGGGGCGCACCTCGGGGCGGCCGCGTGGCCCGCCGAGTGGACGGCGCGGATCGAACACGGGGACGAGCTGCGCGCGTTCGGCACGCTCTGGGATTCTTGA